The sequence below is a genomic window from Glycine max cultivar Williams 82 chromosome 20, Glycine_max_v4.0, whole genome shotgun sequence.
TGTTACTTGTTATTGTGCCCTCTCTAGGTACTAATATATACTATCTTCTTTTCAACTCATATTCTTCAGTTAAGAGTTAAGAAGTAATCCTTcaaactattaaaatttatttaaaaaattgatctctttcaaataattttttttatatatgcacggataaaaaatcaaatcattaatcacatacttcaaaaataaaattatctacaaattatattgattatatatatatatatatatgcttatgGCAATGGAAAAGAATGAATGTGTAGTAAGTGGGTTTTGGTGTTTGTATGTGGCACGAGTCCAAGATGGAGAAGGGACACACGGAAAGTAAAGATGCCATTGATTTTACTTTGCATTTTGTTGGGGGTCCCTACTTTACTGAATGTCATCTCATCATCATGCCATGGATGCATTCCAATTATTCGCGGGTCCAATTTCCTGTTTGCAATTACTTCTCACGAAGCAAAAGGCGTCTTTTACTCACTGCTTTCACTTTATTGCGCCCATTTATAGgctatatttgtttgattcaaGGATCTAGGGAAGTAAgtgaaatgaagaaaaaaaaaagtaattgttAGATCATCATTTGTCTGTTATCTTAATTAATCGGAGCAAAACTGAAATTGTCTAAATTTTTTGGCGGTAAAAATGTAGCAGTTTTAAACGATCGTAATCGCGTTAAACgattttatacattaaaaactagggttaaaaacttttataacaAAAGGCtgatgtcaatttttttttacaagaaaccAAAATGAAATGTCTAACTATAAGAACTATGATGAAAAGATGTAGTAAATATAAAAGAGTGATTAAACCTTTTGTCTAATATATAGTATTATTGAAAGTTTGTTTGTTAACATTTTTCGGTTTTTTCATTATCAACTAtcgaaataatataaaaaatttaaaagagaaattttacaaaaaaaaaaaaaaggaatcatactgtattattaaaataagagtattttttatttttcttttacatttttcaattgtatgtttttcttttctttactgaaaatatttctttctttacttctttttttttttccaaatattgtatttttatttaatttttaatatgtttttctctAATGTATGATATTTGAAGTTTATCagctaactttttttatattttatgtaagggttaaaaaagaaattaaaaaaagagagaattctATCGTATTAGAAAAGCAATCTTATACTAAGGTTCAAATATTCAATGAGAAAAATGTCTACATTTGATGTCTATATATACCTTAAAACATTGTTCAACGTAACGTATGATTGTCAttatgtttaacattttttttctaaaaataattattctttattatacaaaaattcttaattttttaacccCAAACCAATCATTGTCATTATATTTAGCagtttttttctaaaaagaattattctttattatacaaaaattaagattttattaaCAGGTCAATATCATGTGCAAACAGTAATTCattattttccttcttaaaatattttttttatttattaaaaaaattattttacatattcaGTTAgtatatcaaatcaaatattgaCTTGAATCAATTTACAAACTGTTAGATATgttattaataatttcataaattaaaataaaaattaaatcaaactaaaTAATCTTTCTGGCTATTGTTATTAAGTTATGTTTTAATTagtctttataaaattaagtataaTGTTAAGGTTATAGCATCTTAATTATTTGTCTGGGCCGAAGATGAGATGGGTTTAAAGCCCAGTAGCTGACCAGTTTTGGGCTATTGCATTTTGCATTTCCAGTGGAAAATGAAAATTCCATTTtagaatgcaaatttttattttgaaatgaagtttttaaaatgtaataagAGAAATAGGATGATGGACATACAAGATGTAATAGTGGGAGGGCATGAAACAAATGCCccagttttgtttttcagctCATTCCTGCTAGTCTTTTAGTGCCCAACCGATGCACCGGTGAAGAACGTGTTTTGCTGCACATATCAATATTTGGAaattaccaattaaaaaaaggaggattatgaaatattaataaaatttgttgtaTCAGTTCTTTGCAAATCCAAATTTTGggatttaataaaaacaatgatCTAAGAATGTGTTCAATTCCACGTTTGATACTATGAAACGTATCTAAACTCTCACGTACAGGTGCAATTTCATTGTTTTACAGATGTTTGAAGCCAGATTTCAAATAttaagtaaagaaacaaaagtgtGTTTAACGCAAAGCAACTCAAAATTAGTAGTAACTTCTGCTGTTCTGTATCAACTCAAAATTATTGTTCTATGTACGGTATTTTCATATCTTTGTTCTCTCTTTACACGGCgctagttttttttcttctttttctcttctgcaAATATCAATCACTGTGTACACGTAGCTATCGACTTTCTAATAGAAAAAAGGATTAGCAATTTTTTGTGGAATTTTTCCTCCTACTAAACTTATTAGGTTGCTTTTAGTATGTAAGACTCCAACCCACAAAATCATTATATTCCTTGAATTATGATCCTGAGTTATTCATACATATATGAACACTTTAAAATTTATCAGTAGCTCTCTTGTATACACGTATTTTTTCGATctctaattataagattttttaaataatttaatttttttaaaaaaaagtaattaatttaattaatcatattaaatttgtcaattaCTATACcatcatttcaaaattattattttttatttctctgctcacttaattatttttcattaatatttagagaaaaataattaaataagaatatgtaagaaaaaataattaatacatctaaaaataaaaaaatatcttataaaaataaataaacaaatttctgaaaaagattttataactaaagaaaatatatgtaGCATTTAAAGAGTACTTCCTTGAAAATTTATGGAGCATTTAGCCCACTTCAATACACCTAAGTCTGTCCGGActgtttgtatttaattttacaattatgCTACCATCAAGTTATGAGAATACTTTAGCAGAGTATAAAGTTCAGAGTTCAGACAAATAGAATAGAGACTAAGAGAGGCTTTCATTCTCATTCTCCCATATCCAAGATAACATTTGGAGCCAATGCCTGCTGTGACCACATCCAGCGTTTATAAATGTAATATCTCTTTTACATGTATTAATGTTTCAGATAAATGTACGTATATTAaagaatatttgataaatataaaatatttttgtatttaaataaatatttttattcaatactttttaagtgattttttagaatttttttatctatcatttttaaagttaaagataacatgaattattttttgttaattactgcatttttatttttctaacagGTATCATAGAATTTTTCTAAGGATGAGCTtggtttaaagaaataaaaataaaatatttaaattaaaataaagtgtaaAAATATGAGACCCgcctcaattttaaaaaatttgataaatatagcCAAATGTAAATCAACCAAACACGTAAAACTGGTGTTAATTGAGTGAATCCCAAATTCCTGGTCTCTTGTGTATATTTGGTACAAAACTAATGAAGTAGCAATAACTTCCGCCGCTCTCTATGGAATTCCATCGTCTATTTATTCTGtatatgatgagaatcatgaaactggttAAATATAGACTAAAGtttcaagtggagaaggacgaagacccaagtggagaaggatgaaggtccAGAGCCAGAGACACTAGCAAGATTATTAATtattgctgaaggcccaaactaatttgaagacccaagttaaataagtttttagttataatttatttttattgtaattttggccaaAACTGTTTAAAAGactcatgtttattttttatctttttgttcagctacactataagtatgaatttttgttttgaataaaaaaaaattgttggcattggataaaattgggtgagagtttctatCTGgcttccttgttgaaccaatcatGAGACTTAtgaaggtaatccttgtggcgtctacccaccCGAACTTATTTTACTTCACCGGAAGTgacgtctacccagacttatatTCCTTCACCAAAAGTGGGGTCATCCCAAACCTTcatatcaaacgatccgctcctactcaggtttaCATCAATATACGccaattatttaatgaatcaaGTGCCAcagattttattataaaatattttacttctaaaacaataatttaaatctataggattattttattaattcttctatctgttatttttaatataaaattaattaatttataatactcataaaaatagtttaattaattacttttaaataagtgttattattttaaattttgttttaaaaatatctatataattcaataatttgaataatggttatataaataatattactcttaatttaaaaaataataattttttcactaataaatatgatttactattattaataggttaatGAGTGGAttcacttatataaaaaaatagtactaTCTGTTTTATTGATAAACTTTATTAAATCtagtaataaatataaatatattaaaagaaaactagtaattaatttatttgaaaataagtctttattttttataattaaaatataaaacatattcatttatttcttatatacaaGATTCAAAGAAaggaatattaaatattttcatttttaaaatattaaatatatagtttttatttagtgttttctttatataatattaaagaaTTCTTACAAAATTATGGTAAATGAATATAATATACCAAAGAATCTAGTTGAATTGTTTAAGTGACATATAAGCTGCTGtaaatctcttaaaaaaaacatttatttacagTGCAATAGTGCGCAATGGTGTCCCATATTAGCCAGATAGTCTACACTCTACACATCTATTAGCTTCGCGATAGGCATGGGAAACTGATGCAGTACTCCAATAGTCCAATCCTACGAATTGAGGTTCCGCTTAATATCATGGACTAGAGACTGAAGAAATGAGGAAGTCGAGTATCCTTTGTGAACAACAGAAACAACTGTTAAAGAATCCATTTCAAATTATATTAGACTCTAGTATGGTTGAGCAAGAtggtgattttttctttttctggaccaaacacattttttccTGCATGACCATATTATTAGTACTACCTATATTAATTGTAAAACATTCAAAAGGCTAGGTTGGTCTTTTACTTCTTGCAGGACATTTCTAGTACGAGTATGGTATTCAAGAACACGGTATGGTTAACATGATAACACCGTGAGTCATAACCATTGgccatatcaaataaaataaaagataattattggTTCTTTCTACATGGTCAATAACCCTGCTGATGGACCTCACCTGTCAACTGCTACACCTAACCATTTGCCACAATATCCATTGCCAAATGCTATTTTCTTATGTGCCGCATTATTTACTCCATCTATTTATACCTCTACTTCTTGTGCAGAAGACCATATCACCATAACTGCTATGATCACATAATGGAAGCCATTTCCAACCAAAACCATGTTCCTCTCTTCCATGCAATCCCCCCTGACCAATTCACTCTCTTGTCAAAGGTCCTTTCAAAACTCTCAATTCTTCTTTGGCCTTGTACCTTCTTAATTGAAGCATTCTTACTTGTGCAAAACTGGGACCTACTGTTCCATTTTGTGCTACCATGtttcctccttctttgtttcCTGGTGAAGCACTTCCTCTCAAAGCCCTCTCCCATTTACCTTGTGGATTTCTCATGTCTTAAACCTCCAAGCCACTGCAGGGTGCCTTTCACTACATTTCTTGAAAATGCTTCCATGTTGGAGGTTTTTGACAGTGAAAGCATAGCTTTCATGGCCAAAGTCCTCCATTCCTCGGGACAAAGTGAAGAGGCATGCCTCCCCCCTTCCTTGCACTACATTCCTCCAAACACTCACCACACAGAATCCATCAAAGAGGTGCAAATGGTTCTTTTCCCCATCGTGGAAGATCTTCTAGCAAAAACCAACCTTTCACCCCTTGATATAGACATACTTATCATAAACTGCAGTGGCTTTTGCTCCTCACCTTCTCTAACCTCCATTGTTATTAACAAATACTCTATGAGAAATGACATTAAGAGCTATAATATCTCTGGCATGGGGTGCAGTGCAAGTGCCCTTTGCATTGATTTGGCTCAGAATCTTCTGAGTGTTCACAAGAACTCTAATGCCATTGTCCTCAGCACAGAGATTTTGTCAACAGGTTGGTATTCAGGCAATGAAAAGTCCAAGTTGCTGATTAATTGCCTCTTTCGGATGGGAAGTGCAGCAATCCTTCTCTCAAACAAGAAAGAAGCAAAGAAAACTGCAAAGTACAGGTTGGTCAGGACACTTAGAACCCAGAGAGCCTTTGATGACAAATCTTATTTTTCTGCCATAAGGGAAGAAGATTCTGATGGAAAACTTGGGGTGACACTGAAGAGGGACTTGCTTCAGGTGGCTGGTGAAACTCTCCGTACAAACATCTCCATTTTGGGGTCTGAAATCTTGCATCTTTCAGAGAAGTTTTCGTATGGAGTTTCTGTGATCAAGAAGAGGTTCATCAAGTCTGAGGGAATTTACGTGCCAAATTTCAAGACAGTGATACAGCACTTCTGCTTGCCATGTTCTGGGAGGCCAGTGATAAGAGAGATAGGGAAAGGGTTGAAGCTCTCAGAGAGAGACATTGAACCTGCTTTGATGACACTGCACAGGTTTGGGAACCAGTCTTCTTCCTCGCTGTGGTATGAACTAGCTTACTTGGAAGCCAAGGAAAGAGTACACAAGGGAGACAAGGTTTGGCAGCTTGGAATGGGAAGTGGACCCAAATGCAACAGTGTTGTTCTGAAGTGTATTAGGCCTATAGTTGGAGAGTACGAGAAGGGACCATGGGCTGATTGTATCAATCAGTACCCAATATTAGCCTTGGACTAGGAATTCTAACTTGGTTATAGCTAGAATTCTTAATTAGTGTTTCTATTATgacttaaatattaaatgactGAGGCATTTCTTATTAAGCTACTCGCATTTACTAGTTGTTAAACAATGTCATAATCGTGTGTTGTTCTATTCTTCTTGTTTAAAGAGACAAAGGAGCGAGCCAGCTATGTTTTTCTGCAAATGAATTAGTAGGGTGAACAAACACATTTATGATGTGCATATCGTTTTCCTATCTGTAGTAAATGGTAAAGCAGGTTGCAGGGAGTTGGTTGCTtgcttcattaattattttctgcAGCAGGGAGTGATGGCACCGAGTTGGGATTCTCACCACCTCCATTTACGTAAGGGGTTTGTCAGTTGTCACCTTTACACTAGGCATCGTGAAATTCAACCGCAGCAAAGCAAAATCTTATCTcactttttgattttttatcaataatttattaatttttattaaaaatattagttttttttaatccttcttTAATCACAGGTTCAATCATATATCTCCTTATCTCACTTCTGATTTATCTAGTAGTATACACTAAAAGCTCTTCACATTTGGTCCTGATTCCTGAACCCTAAAtacattaatattttctatGGCGTTAATATCCATCTTCCTTGAGTGGAAATTTGTAAATGAAATGATGTTAATAAACTATAACAGTACGTAGCGTGCCCTTGTGGAAATTGTTCTGATATAAAGTCTAGAAAGAGTGTTGTttatgtaataataaaaaatgtatgatGTATCCATTGAGAAATTAATTATGAGACTTtcgattttacaaaattaacaatattCAAAGAACTTGACTAGAAGCAAAGCAAGAAAACTGGGAAAATATTGAGTAGTCTATTATTGaagcaaaatattttcttttcttttagcaAGAGGCAATTCGATCGAGACCGTCATAAGAAATATTTACCATTTTTAGAAACGACACAAATTACGAGGGAATTAAGTACTATGTATGGTGGTTCTACTAAAACAAAGAATGAAGCTTTAGTAGAAAAATACCAGTAAACAGTGAACACGAAgagtataattttaattacgTTGGGTCATAGATTAGTCAAATCTGACCCAACTTAGTCCATGAACATCTCTACTTCATAAGTAAGATACACATATCAACTCAACTCCACACCACTCACCTTGAATCTGCCTAAAACGAGGTGATGAGGATTGACCCGCCAATAGAAAATGGGTGAAATTCAATCCACCCCTTTAGACTTTAGAGGTTGGCTGTTGGTTTGGCCCGTACGTCAAAATCcacccaaaaaatataaaaataaaataaatgtttgtttaaatattagttcatttcttttatcacgtcacttattttattttatacgcatatacatattatatttttttaattatagatttatttatatatatatatatatatatatacctcaaatATTAGTGAGTTTAGGTAGGATGAATTAGACGAGTGAACCTGCCTCATCCCAATTTCTATTCATCGGATAGCAAGTTAAAACAACAAGCTAAGACGAATTGATAGCATGCTTGAATAGCTACTAGAATTCATTTTAGCCTTCAAATCACCATGGAAATTGAAAAAGTGAAAGCAATAATTTGTTGTTTTGACTTTTATCgtgattttgaaattgattatgagaaaatttaatttaatagaaattTAGTAGATTAAATCAATTACgatttgtttgattgtgataaaaaaaataaagtgaatgtaaataaataaaaaagataattgcaaaagagaagaaagtgaaaattaaattaaatagaattgTTTGTTTTAAGAGAAATAGgtgaaaaatattatgaaaataaaatgatttaatttttttatttgaatgaaaTAATTTGAAGAGATAATTTAACAAATCTATGAAAATTAATCCTACAGCCCTGCATCTTCCAATCAAGCACTGTCAATTACCAAAAATTACTCCCCCATGGGCATATCCATCATTGCAGGTCATTACTGTCAAAAACCTGTTCAACAAAAAAACTTCACGTGTTTAGTTCTTTAACCCATGAGAGAAATTAAAGATGTTTTGTGAGACCCATTCAGCCTTATGATGAGGACGCTGAGGCAGCAGACACCGTAACCATGGAAGCTACTACAGGAAGACCACGAAGAGAAGTATCAAAACCTAGATACTTAGTAGACTACGTGTAAGCAATAGAACATGGCTGTTAGTTAGTTACAAGGCCGTTAAGTTCGTTGTAACCACTTGTAAGTAGTTACGTACAGATGCACGCATGAACACAGTGTATAAAGAGAACCTTCCGTGAATGAATAAAGGCGCGCAGAATTTACCCTTTTGAGTAGACTTGATCCTTAGGAGGGACCTTGACCTCGAAACAAGGCTTACACTCCCCTTCCCTATTCACTCCATAACACTGGTCCGACCTGCCGTCCTCCATGGCAGAGCATGGAACTCGTCGAACCACCACAGATCGCCTCGAGGAGGCCATAGCCACCCTCACTGAAAAACATTCCGACTTAGCCAACAAGTTCGAAGCCATCTGCGAACGCCTCTCCCATATGTCTTCTTCCGCCCCTACACCCCCTTCCATGCCGCGGCCACCGGTCAAACTTGACGTTCCAAGGTTTGACGGTCACGATCCACTTGGGTGGATCTTCAAAATCTCACAGTTTTTCGATTATCAGGGTACTCCGGAAGAAGATCGTATCATGGTAGCTTCATTTTACTTGGATGGCGCAGCATTAAGCTGGTTTCAGTGGATGTTCCGGAATGGGTTCATCACCTCTTGGACAGCTCTTCTCCAAGCCATCGAATCCCGTTTTGCTCCTTCAGTCTACGACGACCC
It includes:
- the LOC100813265 gene encoding 3-ketoacyl-CoA synthase 5 — its product is MCRIIYSIYLYLYFLCRRPYHHNCYDHIMEAISNQNHVPLFHAIPPDQFTLLSKVLSKLSILLWPCTFLIEAFLLVQNWDLLFHFVLPCFLLLCFLVKHFLSKPSPIYLVDFSCLKPPSHCRVPFTTFLENASMLEVFDSESIAFMAKVLHSSGQSEEACLPPSLHYIPPNTHHTESIKEVQMVLFPIVEDLLAKTNLSPLDIDILIINCSGFCSSPSLTSIVINKYSMRNDIKSYNISGMGCSASALCIDLAQNLLSVHKNSNAIVLSTEILSTGWYSGNEKSKLLINCLFRMGSAAILLSNKKEAKKTAKYRLVRTLRTQRAFDDKSYFSAIREEDSDGKLGVTLKRDLLQVAGETLRTNISILGSEILHLSEKFSYGVSVIKKRFIKSEGIYVPNFKTVIQHFCLPCSGRPVIREIGKGLKLSERDIEPALMTLHRFGNQSSSSLWYELAYLEAKERVHKGDKVWQLGMGSGPKCNSVVLKCIRPIVGEYEKGPWADCINQYPILALD